Proteins encoded by one window of Antechinus flavipes isolate AdamAnt ecotype Samford, QLD, Australia chromosome 4, AdamAnt_v2, whole genome shotgun sequence:
- the YWHAE gene encoding 14-3-3 protein epsilon isoform X1, producing MDDREDLVYQAKLAEQAERYDEMVESMKKVAGMDVELTVEERNLLSVAYKNVIGARRASWRIISSIEQKEENKGGEEKLKMIREYRQMVETELKLICCDILDVLDKHLIPAANTGESKVFYYKMKGDYHRYLAEFATGNDRKEAAENSLVAYKAASDIAMTELPPTHPIRLGLALNFSVFYYEILNSPDRACRLAKAAFDDAIAELDTLSEESYKDSTLIMQLLRDNLTLWTSDMQGDGEEQNKEALQDVEDENQ from the exons AAATGGTGGAATCAATGAAGAAAGTAGCAGGAATGGATGTGGAGTTGACAGTTGAAGAAAGAAACCTACTGTCAGTTGCATATAAAAATGTGATTGGAGCCAGAAGAGCGTCCTGGCGGATAATCAGCAGCAttgaacagaaagaagaaaacaagggaggtGAAGAAAAGCTAAAAATGATTCGGGAATATCGGCAAATG GTTGAGACTGAACTAAAATTAATCTGTTGTGACATTCTGGACGTACTGGACAAACACCTCATTCCAGCAGCAAACACTGGCGAGTCCAAGgttttctattataaaat GAAAGGGGACTACCACAGGTATCTGGCTGAATTTGCCACAGGAAATGACAGGAAGGAGGCTGCAGAGAATAGCCTGGTGGCTTATAAAGCTGCTAGTGATATCGCAATGACAGAACTTCCGCCAACGCATCCTATCCGTTTAGGTCTTGCTCTCAACTTTTCCGTATTCTACTATGAAATTCTCAATTCCCCTGACCGTGCCTGCAG GTTGGCAAAAGCAGCTTTTGATGATGCAATTGCAGAACTGGATACGCTGAGTGAAGAAAGCTATAAGGACTCGACACTTATCATGCAGTTGTTACGTGATAACCTGACACTATGGACTTCAGATATGCAGGGTGATG GTGAAGAACAGAATAAAGAAGCGCTGCAGGATGTGGAAGATGAAAACCAGTGA
- the YWHAE gene encoding 14-3-3 protein epsilon isoform X2: MDDREDLVYQAKLAEQAERYDEMVESMKKVAGMDVELTVEERNLLSVAYKNVIGARRASWRIISSIEQKEENKGGEEKLKMIREYRQMVETELKLICCDILDVLDKHLIPAANTGESKVFYYKMKGDYHRYLAEFATGNDRKEAAENSLVAYKAASDIAMTELPPTHPIRLGLALNFSVFYYEILNSPDRACRLAKAAFDDAIAELDTLSEESYKDSTLIMQLLRDNLTLWTSDMQGDDS, translated from the exons AAATGGTGGAATCAATGAAGAAAGTAGCAGGAATGGATGTGGAGTTGACAGTTGAAGAAAGAAACCTACTGTCAGTTGCATATAAAAATGTGATTGGAGCCAGAAGAGCGTCCTGGCGGATAATCAGCAGCAttgaacagaaagaagaaaacaagggaggtGAAGAAAAGCTAAAAATGATTCGGGAATATCGGCAAATG GTTGAGACTGAACTAAAATTAATCTGTTGTGACATTCTGGACGTACTGGACAAACACCTCATTCCAGCAGCAAACACTGGCGAGTCCAAGgttttctattataaaat GAAAGGGGACTACCACAGGTATCTGGCTGAATTTGCCACAGGAAATGACAGGAAGGAGGCTGCAGAGAATAGCCTGGTGGCTTATAAAGCTGCTAGTGATATCGCAATGACAGAACTTCCGCCAACGCATCCTATCCGTTTAGGTCTTGCTCTCAACTTTTCCGTATTCTACTATGAAATTCTCAATTCCCCTGACCGTGCCTGCAG GTTGGCAAAAGCAGCTTTTGATGATGCAATTGCAGAACTGGATACGCTGAGTGAAGAAAGCTATAAGGACTCGACACTTATCATGCAGTTGTTACGTGATAACCTGACACTATGGACTTCAGATATGCAGGGTGATG ATTCCTAA